The Fulvia fulva chromosome 6, complete sequence genome includes a window with the following:
- a CDS encoding Alpha-actinin-like protein 1 produces the protein MAVLEQSWVKVQEKTFGKWLNNKLKARNVHIDNLVTDLSDGIALIHLLEILSQDSLGRYAARPKLRVQRFENVNIALDFIKARKIQLTNIGAEDVVDGNRKIILGLIWTLILRFTISDINDQGLSAREGLLLWCQRKTACYDEVEVRDFSNSWNDGLAFCALLDIHRPDLIDYDQLDKSDHKGNMQLAFDIASKEIGIPDLLDVEDVCDVAKPDERSLMTYIAYWFHAFSQMEKVENAGRRVEKFVSNMQGAWEMQNDYERRIRALKASIAKQREDWTAAVFDDTYADAKEQSRHFTAYKRREKRDWVAEKSDLAGLLGNIKTKLNTYRLRPYQPPAELSLEALDESWMGLMEAERTRSQVINMKIRDIKNNLRRSFADKANDFALALQTISVSISGLEGDVEDQLEHTTRISQNLPPLDQYLDIISDLDQRCTEANIEENDFTTYTYDELAYELSLVRSSVQKKLAFLENQMVARNMTNLTPIQLEEFESVFRHFDRDLSNSLQELEFSAALASLGLVYDEQEMHERFIEVAGRGGNVSFEQFIRFMVDVTEDQNTAEQVFESFREVADGKPYVTELDLTHSLIPEEIVEQLVQTMPAHKGPDLQEDRDLPKFDYVRFMERYLHGEKGKEGQQRQQGQQQQPNGKHE, from the exons ATGGCGGTGCTTGAGCAGTCTTG GGTCAAGGTCCAGGAGAAGACGTTTGGGAAATG GCTCAACAACAAACTCAAAGCGCGAAATGTACACATCGATAACCTTGTCACCGACCTCTCCGACGGCATCGCCCTCATCCACCTCCTCGAGATTCTCTCACAGGACTCGTTAGGCCGATATGCTGCACGACCGAAACTGCGGGTACAGCGATTCGAGAATGTCAATATCGCGCTGGACTTTATAAAAGCACGGAAGATCCAATTAACGAACATCGGCGCTGAGGATGTGGTGGATGGAAACCGGAAGATTATACTCGGTCTGATATGGACGCTCATCTTGCGCTTCACGATCAGCGACATCAACGACCAGGGCCTGAGTGCAAGAGAAGGTCTGCTGCTGTGGTGTCAGAGGAAGACGGCGTGTTATGATGAGGTGGAGGTGAGGGACTTCTCGAATAGCTGGAATGATGGACTGGCTTTCTGTGCGTTGTTGGACATTCACAGGCCGGACCTGATCGATTATGATCAGCTGGACAAGTCCGACCACAAGGGCAACATGCAGCTGGCCTTCGACATTGCGAGCAAGGAGATTGGGATCCCGGACCTGCTTGACGTCGAGGATGTGTGTGATGTTGCGAAGCCGGATGAGAGGTCGCTTATGACATACATCGCCTACTGGTTCCATGCTTTCTCGCAGATGGAGAAGGTGGAGAACGCTGGGAGACGAGTCGAGAAGTTTGTCTCCAATATGCAGGGCGCGTGGGAGATGCAGAACGACTACGAGCGAAGGATCCGAGCGTTGAAGGCATCGATCGCAAAGCAGCGTGAGGACTGGACAGCAGCCGTGTTTGACGACACATATGCAGATGCGAAAGAGCAGAGTCGACACTTCACGGCGTACAAGCGGAGAGAAAAGCGCGACTGGGTTGCTGAGAAGAGCGATCTTGCTGGCCTGCTTGGGAACATCAAGACGAAGCTCAACACGTACCGGTTGCGACCATATCAGCCACCAGCGGAGCTAAGTCTGGAAGCTCTCGACGAGTCCTGGATGGGCCTCATGGAGGCAGAGCGAACTCGAAGTCAAGTCATCAACATGAAGATCCGTGACATCAAGAACAATCTACGGCGATCATTCGCCGACAAAGCTAACGACTTTGCGCTGGCACTCCAGACCATTAGCGTCAGCATCTCAGGTCTAGAAGGAGATGTGGAAGACCAGCTCGAACATACAACGCGCATATCACAAAACCTCCCGCCCCTCGACCAATACCTCGACATCATCTCGGACCTCGATCAGCGTTGTACCGAGGCCAACATCGAAGAGAACGACTTCACCACGTACACGTACGACGAACTCGCCTACGAACTCAGCCTCGTCCGCTCCAGCGTACAAAAGAAACTCGCCTTTCTAGAGAATCAGATGGTTGCTCGTAACATGACCAACCTCACCCCGATCCAACTAGAAGAATTCGAGTCCGTCTTCCGTCACTTCGACCGCGACCTCTCCAACTCCCTACAAGAACTCGAATTCTCCGCCGCCCTCGCCTCCCTAGGCCTCGTCTACGACGAACAAGAAATGCACGAACGCTTCATCGAAGTCGCCGGTCGCGGCGGAAACGTTAGCTTCGAGCAATTCATCAGGTTCATGGTCGATGTGACCGAGGATCAGAATACTGCAGAACAGGTCTTTGAGAGTTTCAGAGAGGTTGCCGATGGGAAGCCGTATGTGACGGAGTTGGATCTGACGCATTCCCTGATTCCGGAGGAGATTGTGGAGCAGCTTGTGCAGACTATGCCGGCGCATAAGGGCCCGGATTTGCAGGAGGATCGCGATTTGCCGAAGTTTGATTATGTTCGTTTTATGGAGCGGTATTTGCATGGGGAGAAGGGGAAGGAGGGGCAGCAGCGGCAGCAGgggcagcagcagcagccgAACGGGAAGCATGAGTAG
- a CDS encoding Amino-acid permease inda1, producing the protein MATRDMGPTDFEKGTGPKLESTSTNISNDGEIIYDNQEQLSYWDRMGVTPRSFQRRTLADQHNQLNKTLKTRHLHMIAIGGSIGAGLFVGSGGALSKGGPASLLIGFMVIGVMMFNVVYALGELALLYPISGGFYTYSTRFIDPSWGFAMGYNYVFQWAIVLPLELVVAGLTINYWGADVNVAVWITIFLVAVIVINIFGVLGYAEEEFWVSLLKLSTIIVFLFMGVIFVCGGGPSRGQYSEYWGMRTWYNPGAFNDGIFGFCSVFVTAAFSFSGTELVGLAAAETENPQKSLPGAIKQVFWRITLFYILGLFFVGALLRYDDERLLGAGLIDVSASPFVIVAVDAGIPAFGDFVNVVILLAVISIGLSGVYGGSRTLTALAEQGYAPKIFAYVDRAGRPLYSTIAIIAFGPIAYVSLASSGVTVFAWLQALSGLAALFTWGSICLAHIRFRSAWKYHGHTTDELPFKAIFGVTGSWIGLILNVIVLVATFYTSIAGAIRASRGENGETLVAEGVSAFFQGYLAIFVVIVFYLIGFIWKRQSWVSIKNIDVDSGRREINYEAFEAEKLKRQNWGPARRFLDKLF; encoded by the exons ATGGCGACCAGGGACATGGGGCCGACCGATTTCGAGAAGGGGACTGGACCGAAGCTCGAGTCGACAAGCACAAACATCAGCAATGATGGCGAGATCATCTACGACAACCAGGAGCAGCTCAGTTACTGGGATCGCATGGGTGTTACACCCAGGTCTTTCCAGAGACGAACCCTCGCCGACCAGCACAACCAGTTGAACAAGACCCTCAAGACCCGCCATCTTCACATGATTGCCATTGGAGGCTCCATCGGTGCCGGACTTTTCGTCGGATCTGGTGGCGCGCTGTCGAAAGGTGGTCCTGCCTCGTTGCTCATCGGCTTTATGGTTATCGGTGTG ATGATGTTCAACGTCGTATACGCCCTTGGTGAACTCGCTCTGCTCTACCCAATCTCCGGTGGTTTCTACACTTACTCGACCCGCTTCATCGATCCATCATGGGGTTTCGCCATGGGCTACAACTACGTCTTCCAATGGGCAATTGTCTTACCGCTAGAACTTGTGGTTGCTGGTCTCACAATCAATTACTGGGGAGCCGATGTCAATGTCGCGGTCTGGATCACAATCTTCCTGGTCGCTGTCATTGTCATCAACATCTTCGGAGTACTCGGATACGCTGAAGAAGAATTCTGGGTCTCGCTTCTCAAGCTGAGCACCATCATCGTCTTCCTCTTCATGGGTGTCATCTTCGTCTGTGGTGGTGGTCCAAGCCGCGGCCAGTACAGCGAATACTGGGGCATGCGTACATGGTACAACCCGGGCGCCTTCAACGACGGCATCTTCGGATTCTGTAGTGTCTTCGTCACTGCCGCTTTCTCTTTCTCCGGTACGGAGCTTGTCGGTCTGGCCGCTGCAGAGACCGAGAACCCACAGAAGTCGCTTCCAGGTGCTATCAAGCAAGTCTTCTGGCGCATCACACTCTTCTACATCTTGGGCCTGTTCTTCGTGGGAGCGCTCCTCCGATACGATGATGAGCGTCTCCTCGGTGCGGGTCTCATCGATGTCTCGGCCTCGCCATTCGTCATTGTCGCCGTCGATGCCGGTATCCCAGCTTTCGGAGACTTTGTCAACGTCGTCATTCTGCTCGCTGTGATCAGCATCGGTCTCTCCGGTGTTTACGGTGGCTCCCGAACTTTGACTGCGCTCGCTGAGCAAGGTTACGCGCCCAAGATCTTCGCATATGTCGATCGCGCCGGACGTCCACTGTACTCCACCATCGCTATCATCGCATTCGGACCCATCGCATACGTCTCGTTGGCTAGCAGCGGTGTCACCGTCTTCGCCTGGCTACAAGCACTTTCTGGTCTCGCCGCCCTCTTCACATGGGGCAGCATCTGCCTTGCGCATATCCGTTTCCGATCTGCTTGGAAGTACCACGGTCACACTACTGATGAGCTCCCCTTCAAGGCCATCTTCGGCGTCACCGGATCCTGGATCGGCCTGATCCTCAACGTCATCGTCCTGGTTGCCACA TTCTACACTTCCATTGCTGGTGCCATCCGCGCATCCCGAGGAGAGAACGGCGAGACGCTCGTCGCCGAGGGCGTCTCAGCATTCTTCCAGGGCTACCTCGCCATCTTCGTCGTCATCGTCTTCTACCTCATCGGCTTCATCTGGAAGCGACAGAGCTGGGTGTCGATCAAGAACATCGATGTTGACTCTGGTCGTCGTGAGATCAACTACGAGGCTTTCGAGGCAGAGAAGCTTAAGAGGCAGAACTGGGGACCCGCAAGACGTTTCCTCGACAAGCTTTTCTAA